A single Perca flavescens isolate YP-PL-M2 chromosome 2, PFLA_1.0, whole genome shotgun sequence DNA region contains:
- the LOC114572361 gene encoding E3 ubiquitin-protein ligase TRIM21-like, translating to MAAANYLSSEDQFLCSICLDVFTDPVSTPCGHNFCKNCITEHWNTSNRCLCPICKEGFTTRPDLRVNTFISEMVAHEEDADREIAEGVQVFTSLKESVERGLNELINTIKEKQKTTEKQAEAFIKELEQEISELMKRSTEVEQLSRSEDHLHLLQSVQSLNIQQPPPTKDWTQVSIRPSSYEGTVVKAVVQLEEILSKEMKKLLESELKRVQQYAVDVTLDPDIAHPDLILSDDGKHVNLGDVRKNLPDNPERFSKCVCVLGKQSFSSGRFYFEVQVKGKTDWVLGVARESINMKGEITLSPQNGFWTIWLRNGNEYKALANPDVLLSLKSPPQKVGVFVDYEEGLVSFYDVDAAAFIYSFTGCYFTDKLLPFFCPCRNDGGKNSAPLIISPVRVN from the exons ATGGCTGCTGCAAACTACCTGTCATCTGAAGATCAGTTTCTgtgctccatctgtctggatgtgttcaCTGATCCTGTCAGCACACCATGTGGTCACAACTTCTGCAAGAACTGCATCACTGAACACTGGAATACTAGTAACAGGTGCCTTTGTCCCATCTGTAAGGAGGGTTTTACCACAAGACCTGATTTGAGGGTCAACACTTTCATCTCTGAGATGGTTGCTCA TGAggaagatgcagacagagagatagcagaaggtgttcaggtcttcacTTCTCTGAAGGAGTCTGTTGAGAGAGGCCTGAATGAGCTCATCAACACGATCAAGGagaagcagaaaacaacagaaaaacaggccgaagctttcatcaaagagctggaacaggaaatctctgagctgatgaagaggagcactgaggtggagcagctctCACGCTCTGAAGaccacctccatcttctccagagTGTCCAGTCCCTAAACATCCAACAACCTCCACCCACCAAGGACTGGACACAGGTCAGCATCCGTCCATCATCATATGAGGGGACTGTGGTGAAAGCTGTGGTTCAGCTGGAGGAGATACTCAGTAAAGAGATGAAGAAGCTGCTTGAGTCTGAGCTGAAGAGGGTCCAGCAGTATGCAGTGGATGTGACTCTTGATCCTGATATAGCACATCCTGATCTCATCCTGTCTGATGATGGAAAACATGTGAATCTTGGTGATGTGAGGAAGAATCTCCCAGACAACCCAGAGAGATTTtctaagtgtgtttgtgttttaggaAAACAGAGTTTCTCTTCAGGCAGATTTTACTTTGAGGTTCAAGTTAAAGGAAAGACTGACTGGGTTTTAGGAGTGGCCAGAGAGTCGATCAACATGAAGGGAGAAATCACACTGAGCCCACAGAATGGTTTCTGGACTATATGGTTGAGAAATGGAAATGAGTACAAAGCTCTAGCTAACCCTGatgtccttctctctctgaagtctcctcctcagaaggtgggggtgtttgtggattatgaggagggtctggtctccTTTTATGACGTAGATGCTGCAGCTTTTATCTATTCCTTTACTGGCTGCTACTTTACTGATAAACTATTACCATTCTTCTGTCCGTGTAGAAATGATGGTGGTAAAAACTCTGCCCCTCTGATCATCTCTCCTGTCAGAGTAAACTAA